In one window of Bemisia tabaci chromosome 6, PGI_BMITA_v3 DNA:
- the LOC109036810 gene encoding uncharacterized protein produces MRQKLPSLAGQVLLLTVLGSPAILSAEQWSRPLAERKSDDWIPIPKNPQVRQAEHGRDLKTSASTSIDQIGSLLTPPVPPQQVSQQSRVLRNPSPQLTGNGFFNPQFKAPPPSPSKSPNQNFFQFSTPQSFPPRPQPSQQTFKNEAVNNQFNSFLSQDPNGFSLTSVPNQFGPPQQVLFPQTHFPSPSFFQNQAFGDQSLPGRAPSVQQPPKPSEPTRTSKVRFPESNSGEDGKEEIQLLYVPVETLAQRGRTPNKLKPNDGSKFRDGPPPSQPNFFPQPQIPPQFSGFPPFPQFNQQEFPPVPQFIDDFSVKHRFNKPQEKPTEKPPVFQNQFIPQTFAQPKFPQEAPKDQQNVQQDSQKQPPKSTVDFAALTQQFALPEKAQSNFQFEFGPQNSQPNFPTAPQPGFFAEPPQSFPAQPQQGFVQSQSFPEPQQKFNQPSTTTPKSAETNFRQQEVSQSINEVTPTKSSFPETSPSQQPATNEAPANAQQLPGMTLAQFAANEQFFPQFPEQPAFAQPSFDPAPQPQIPQSQPQFESRPPSTTFFQPPQQDIFRPSPPLPQEDFQNQPFNSQPQFTSGRVPATLPPPHQPPLSVYMENVAKSKVGEVLNLLKNSKTIPVLDNVGKDTPQIFVGPSSLEPPAGYVKFELPYLSSLDTNRIERKVDKLPFFVAPLNFQPPSGYSKIPFPAPHIGSVVVSNATILRAALHEKPFEQQGIFEQSTPSQPLYTLPSEINSISPSQVNSLQTTPQFYTEEQQQVTETTTQRRTRYRTTTPPSSNYQPQRRPSSGTRQRKPLHRGFPKSQSTTTTTTEIPQEISTEAQYVPQPEVTQPKTHFGTQDQFIEQTIVPAGEQGNAEKQPPSEQNSQITLDQYFQQQQRQQPSQQFDVPNQPTAEGGQVYAEQSNGQQSPQDQQYFSQGSQQFGQDQPTYNQEQKPAEDQYTFQPQKSEGQNEATPAVEISSQNYQNILSPSQYHSEVSGKDQYVKSERVPEQAPVQQSVNGEPTYQQNDQINTVNEQQYVSQNQIDQNSYRPTETRYEQPQPDTTVASYVEINEPETEKPEKFTKTKNKFFEKTQERKEYTIPDQTSILQAHQRMNAFLAQEQADSSTSPQTTVTTEETTTKKLRGKVRARQRYQGRTSTTETPEEQNYPKNFRTQEQADRTSQNYPVYRPTEAAVTEETASSESTPSRVDKYNRFNRRRPLRPASTSTTTSSSEEVSTAATRTRVKATRAPPTASRALSGRTRSRRPGTLTTEAPSTTSTTETASTESLDWGTYVNSFAPSAGANEIASPYDDKSITFHNIESHRRNPSYNKVKNDGYWNNGVTIQQSEGVEVNPETFAPTESTAASRSYTRADTESSATTRGLDRKALYRQRLRQGAVQNDEVNVAAQQNQLRRANAHKERIAAKKLAEARDRDATSYDGNSLQSEGRQRGEEDGQQNRETSSQSEGRQRGDGFDNQQNFETNRDSDAEQQRNTESAAGKKAVVGRRRGAWVRVRVKKPQDVFETAESQSFAKLSGNALKNIEKPQPEAGKEQYVKQVSVDQVSLVADPAQTNPIPEEQKPEESSPQPETPEVTAQDSAPEDTPEVTPEDISPQVFQKDIGDMIRQIINGESEVDEAESHRDQESTEVADDRQVSEMLVATTTPVAPKNVSVATTTTELEAETTRHPEEEVTTYATTIEPEAERSRPTEPITRRAVPTATTTEISLETEICYKGRCVKSKKTKATDLLPSE; encoded by the exons ATGAGGCAGAAACTGCCGTCACTCGCGGGGCAGGTTCTTCTTTTGACAGTATTGGGCTCACCTGCCATTCTGTCAGCGGAACAATGGAGCCGCCCACTGGCGGAAAGAAAATCGGACGACTGGATCCCAATCCCAAAGAACCCACAAGTAAGACAGGCTGAGCACGGCAGAGATCTGAAGACATCAGCATCGACGTCAATCGATCAGATTGGAAGTTTATTGACCCCACCGGTGCCCCCTCAGCAAGTGTCTCAACAATCGCGAGTTTTGCGTAACCCATCCCCACAACTGACCGGGAATGGATTCTTCAACCCGCAATTCAAGGCGCCTCCTCCATCGCCATCAAAGTCGCcaaatcaaaatttcttccaattctCAACCCCCCAGTCGTTCCCACCGAGGCCGCAGCCATCGCAGCAAACTTTCAAAAACGAAGCCGTGAATAATCAGTTCAACTCGTTTTTGAGCCAGGATCCTAACGGGTTCTCTTTGACGTCCGTGCCTAATCAATTCGGACCTCCTCAGCAAGTTTTGTTCCCACAGACACATTTTCCTTCCccatcatttttccaaaatcaagCTTTCGGAGACCAAAGCTTACCCGGACGCGCACCATCAGTGCAACAACCACCTAAGCCAAGTGAACCTACAAGAACCTCCAAGGTCCGCTTCCCTGAATCTAATTCCGGAGAAGATGGGAAAGAGGAGATTCAACTTCTGTACGTGCCGGTAGAAACTCTTGCCCAAAGAGGACGAACCCCGAACAAACTGAAACCTAACGATGGTAGCAAATTTAGAGATGGACCTCCCCCAAGTCAGCCAAACTTCTTCCCACAACCGCAGATTCCTCCACAATTCTCTGGCTTCCCGCCATTCCCTCAATTTAACCAGCAAGAATTCCCACCCGTACCACAATTCATTGATGACTTCAGTGTTAAACATAGGTTCAACAAACCGCAAGAGAAACCAACAGAAAAACCACCGGTATTCCAAAATCAGTTCATACCTCAAACCTTTGCACAGCCCAAATTCCCGCAAGAGGCGCCTAAAGACCAGCAAAATGTCCAACAAGACTCCCAAAAACAACCACCCAAGTCTACCGTAGATTTTGCCGCTTTAACACAACAGTTTGCTCTCCCAGAAAAAGCTCAATCCAATTTCCAGTTCGAATTTGGACCTCAAAACTCACAACCAAACTTCCCAACTGCACCACAGCCAGGGTTCTTCGCTGAGCCTCCACAGAGTTTCCCCGCGCAACCCCAGCAGGGTTTCGTTCAGTCTCAGTCCTTCCCAGAGCCTCAACAAAAGTTCAACCAACCCAGCACCACCACTCCTAAAAGCGCTGAGACGAACTTTAGGCAACAAGAGGTCTCACAATCGATAAACGAGGTAACACCCACAAAATCCTCATTCCCTGAGACATCTCCGAGTCAACAACCGGCCACGAACGAAGCACCAGCCAACGCACAACAATTGCCAGGAATGACATTGGCCCAGTTCGCAGCAAACGAACAGTTCTTCCCTCAATTCCCAGAGCAACCCGCTTTTGCTCAGCCAAGTTTCGACCCAGCACCGCAACCCCAGATCCCTCAATCACAGCCCCAATTTGAGAGCCGGCCTCCATCAACCACTTTCTTCCAGCCACCACAACAAGACATTTTCCGACCATCCCCACCTTTGCCACAAGAGGATTTCCAGAATCAGCCATTCAACTCCCAACCTCAATTCACAAGTGGGCGAGTGCCTGCTACTTTACCACCACCTCACCAGCCACCCCTTTCAGTCTACATGGAAAACGTTGCTAAGTCAAAGGTTGGGGAGGTTTTGAACTTGTTGAAGAACTCTAAGACTATTCCGGTTTTGGACAATGTCGGCAAGGATACTCCTCAAATATTTGTTGGGCCATCCAGTCTAGAGCCACCTGCAGGTTACGTCAAGTTTGAGCTTCCGTACTTATCTTCCTTGGACACCAACCGCATCGAAAGGAAGGTCGACAAACTCCCCTTCTTCGTGGCTCCATTGAATTTCCAACCACCTAGCGGTTACTCCAAGATCCCATTCCCTGCACCACACATTGGGTCAGTTGTCGTGTCAAACGCGACTATCTTGAGAGCGGCTCTGCACGAGAAACCATTCGAACAACAAGGCATATTTGAGCAGTCCACACCCTCTCAGCCGCTCTACACTCTGCCTTCTGAAATAAATTCAATCAGTCCGTCTCAAGTGAATTCTCTGCAGACTACACCCCAATTCTACACAGAGGAACAGCAACAAGTCACAGAAACAACTACTCAGAGGCGAACTCGTTATCGAACCACGACCCCACCGTCCTCCAACTATCAACCCCAAAGACGCCCATCTTCAGGCACTCGTCAAAGGAAGCCATTACATAGAGGATTCCCCAAGTCACAGTCAACAACTACAACAACGACTGAGATCCCTCAGGAAATTTCAACAGAGGCTCAATACGTTCCACAACCAGAGGTCACACAGCCGAAAACCCACTTCGGAACGCAAGATCAGTTCATTGAACAGACTATAGTCCCTGCGGGTGAACAAGGAAACGCGGAGAAACAGCCACCCAGTGAACAGAACTCGCAAATAACTCTCGACCAATATTTCCAACAACAACAACGTCAACAACCATCCCAACAGTTTGATGTTCCTAACCAACCCACGGCAGAAGGTGGCCAAGTCTACGCAGAGCAATCCAACGGCCAGCAAAGTCCTCAAGATCAACAGTACTTCAGTCAGGGCTCTCAGCAGTTCGGCCAGGATCAACCAACGTATAATCAAGAGCAAAAGCCGGCGGAAGACCAGTACACATTCCAGCCCCAAAAATCTGAAGGTCAGAATGAAGCCACCCCCGCAGTAGAAATCAGCAGCCAAAATTACCAGAACATCCTGTCACCATCCCAGTACCACTCGGAAGTATCCGGAAAAGATCAATACGTAAAATCAGAGAGAGTTCCGGAGCAAGCACCGGTCCAACAGTCCGTCAATGGTGAGCCAACCTACCAGCAAAACGACCAGATTAACACGGTCAACGAACAGCAATATGTAAGTCAAAACCAAATTGATCAGAACAGCTACAGACCGACCGAGACTCGTTACGAGCAACCTCAGCCAGACACGACAGTTGCATCTTACGTAGAGATAAATGAGCCGGAGACAGAGAAACCTGAAAAGTTTACGAAAACCAAGAACAAGTTCTTCGAAAAGACGCAAGAGCGCAAGGAGTACACCATTCCGGACCAGACAAGCATTCTTCAAGCACATCAGAGAATGAACGCATTCCTCGCACAAGAACAAGCTGACAGTAGCACTTCCCCACAAACAACCGTGACGACCGAGGAGACAACAACGAAGAAACTTAGAGGAAAAGTGCGTGCTCGACAGAGGTACCAGGGTAGAACGTCGACAACCGAGACTCCTGAAGAACAAAATTACCCCAAGAACTTCCGCACGCAAGAACAAGCCGATCGAACTAGCCAAAACTACCCTGTTTACAGACCCACAGAAGCTGCAGTTACCGAAGAAACCGCCTCCTCGGAGAGTACCCCATCAAGGGTGGACAAGTACAACAGATTCAATCGAAGGAGACCCCTACGACCAGCATCTACTTCAACCACCACTTCAAGCTCTGAGGAGGTTTCAACCGCTGCAACCAGGACTCGAGTGAAAGCAACCAGAGCACCACCAACAGCCTCAAGAGCTTTGAGTGGCCGAACCAGATCGAGAAGGCCCGGCACATTGACCACCGAGGCTCCATCAACCACCTCAACTACCGAAACTGCTTCGACGGAAAGTCTAGACTGGGGCACGTACGTCAATAGTTTTGCCCCCTCAGCAGGAGCCAACGAGATTGCGAGTCCGTATGATGACAAATCCATAACCTTCCACAACATCGAATCCCACAGGAGGAACCCCAGCTACAACAAGGTGAAGAATGATGGTTACTGGAACAACGGCGTTACGATTCAACAAAGCGAAGGAGTCGAGGTGAACCCAGAGACATTCGCGCCCACCGAGTCCACTGCTGCGTCGCGGTCTTACACGAGAGCCGACACGGAGAGCAGCGCGACAACCAGAGGGCTGGACAGGAAGGCGCTCTACAGACAGAGGCTCAGGCAAGGTGCTGTTCAGAATGACGAAGTAAATGTTGCAGCTCAACAGAATCAGTTGAGGAGGGCTAATGCGCACAAGGAGAGGATTGCGGCTAAGAAGTTGGCTGAAGCCCGAGACCGGGATGCAACTAGCTATGATGGAAACAGCTTGCAAAGCGAGGGACGTCAAAGAGGAGAGGAGGATGGTCAACAGAACAGGGAAACAAGCTCGCAGAGTGAAGGAAGGCAGAGAGGTGACGGTTTTGACAATCAGCAGAACTTTGAAACGAACAGGGACTCAGACGCCGAGCAACAGAGGAATACTGAATCAGCCGCTGGTAAAAAG GCTGTAGTTGGACGCAGGCGAGGCGCCTGGGTGCGAGTCCGCGTAAAGAAGCCGCAAGACGTGTTCGAAACCGCCGAGTCTCAGAGCTTCGCTAAACTCTCCGGAAACGCGCTGAAGAACATCGAAAAGCCCCAGCCGGAAGCCGGGAAGGAACAGTACGTCAAACAAGTCTCCGTGGACCAAGTATCTCTAGTCGCAGACCCCGCTCAAACCAACCCGATCCCGGAGGAACAGAAACCCGAAGAATCATCACCGCAGCCGGAGACACCGGAAGTAACCGCGCAAGATTCGGCCCCGGAAGACACCCCGGAAGTCACTCCCGAAGACATCAGCCCTCAGGTCTTCCAGAAGGACATCGGGGACATGATCCGGCAGATCATCAACGGGGAGAGCGAGGTCGACGAGGCCGAGAGCCACAGGGACCAAGAGTCGACGGAGGTGGCCGACGATCGACAGGTCAGCGAGATGCTTGTCGCCACGACGACCCCGGTCGCGCCGAAGAACGTCTCGGtggcgacgacgacgacggaACTGGAGGCAGAGACTACGCGGCATCCGGAGGAGGAAGTGACGACGTACGCCACGACCATCGAGCCGGAAGCCGAGAGGAGCCGGCCCACCGAACCCATCACGAGGAGGGCCGTCCCCACGGCGACCACGACTGAGATCTCCCTGGAGACAGAGATCTGCTACAAGGGAAGGTGCGTTAAGAGTAAAAAGACTAAAGCAACTGACCTCCTGCCTTCGGAATAG